The window TCGTCCCACGAACAAAGCGAGGTTTCCTACACACACTACATTGCTCAACAAGCGAGCGCGAGCACCGCAAGAACGGTCGGTACTGCCGCCGTCCACATATCAGTCCGAGCCtggcgacgacaacgacgtgCTCGACTACAAATCCATCAACCGCTACGCCCATGGCGCTTCGAAGCAGGCCCGTGCGATGGCTCGCGCGGCCTTTAAGACAAGACGTCCCTGGTCCAACATTGACGCCCATCTCCTCGTGCGGCTCATTGCCGAGACAAAGGCCTGCTGGTCCATAATCGAGAATCGGCATAACAGCCGGTTCGAGCACGCCCGAAACCAGCAGGCGTACCGCGACAAGGCCCGCAACCTCAAGGTCGACTttctgctcgccgacgctcccCTCCCGCCAAGCTTTGACCTCGTTGCCTTGAGCGGCAAGGAGGTGGCCAGGGTGGAGGCGGCGGGCAAGAACCCGTACCGGCGGGAAAACGAcatggtcgacggcgagcctgTCAACACCCGTCTCGTGATATGAAACAGTTCAAATGTCGCCGAAAGTAAAACCAAGGTGTCGTAAGGATGTGCATGGAAAGGGAATCATGGCACTCGCTGTCGCATACCTTTGTCATTGGCCTCCTGCATATTTCTCCTGAATACTTTTCCTTTGTTGTtggccggggggggggggggggaaggtgACTCGCAGACTGATCTAATATatgaatggatggatacATATATCAATCACTACTGTCTCAGCTTGCCGGACTTGGCTCTCTCGCTTGACACTCGAAACGTGCCGGCCGGGCGACGAGTGCGTGCCTTGCTCTCAGGCGTTGACATGTTTCGCTGCGGAGGGGAAGATTGGCAGGCATATCGAATGTAGGCAGGATGAGACAGGCCCCAGGCAGGAGGGGGAAATTGTATATTAGACCGCCCACATTACAGAACACATACGCCTGCTCCCATCAAAAATGCACATCCAACACGTCTACGACCTCCTGAAGGGCTCAGGCACACCACGGTAAGCAAAAGTagacggcgtcgatgccgtcgaatACCAGCGACGAAAGCGTCTCAGGTCCAAGCAAGTCAGTTCGGTCGTCCCGCCGTGCGCCGTACGCTCCGATGTTTTCCAAGACAAAAAAGAAACAAGGCAGATGCAGATTCGAAACTGCCTaactacttactccgtactgcctaTCTACATACAGTAGGTGCATATTATAGTAGAGCAGTAACGGGAAGGGGAACGAAAAGAAAGAAATTATGGGCTGCAACGCAAATGCCGGCAGGGGTGGCTGCTAGTGTCGGCCGCCAAGCGCTTTGGACTGGTGACAAGCTGTGCGTGCCAAGGGCACATCTGGAAGAAGCGGGAGAAAGAAGAAGGACTGAATCTGAATCAGAGAGGTTCCACATGTCCAAAATGCGTGACATTGGTGGCCGGAAGCCAAGGAGACAACACTCGCGCCGGCCGGGCAGGCCAAGGACCGCCGATTCCCGACGAGGGACAAACTGGGTATTTTGCGGTTCAAGGGTACAAAACGATAAAGGGGAGGGCGCCGCGTCGACAGGCAGCGCCCCAAGGCATCCGAGGTAATCGCCGAGCGATGATTCAGGCAAGGCCGAATCTTGGGCATCCGGCCGCACGAGGCAGCAAGTGCGCGAGGGCGGAACAGATGAGAAAGAGAAAAGAAGAACAAAGCCAGGGTCCGGTGGGTTCCTTCATTTTCATGCAGAGCGTCGTCATCATTTGCTGCTGGGCTCGCCTCTCACTTTCAGCCTGCTGGACCTCCAAGCCTCGTACCATTGCTCCCGGCTTGCCTCGCGCAGCTCGACGCGCCAGTCGCTGAAGACGGCGTCCTTGAGGGTCTGGAAATCGCAGTGCTCCTCGTTGTAGGGGTCGGCAAAGCCCCAGGAGAACTGGCGGCCGGTGACGCCAGGTTCGTACAGGTCGGGGCTGATGATGGACAGCGGAAGGAAGGGTTTCGCGGCCGTTTCCTGGTTCCTGTAGACGGACACGCGGGATAAGCGGTTCTTGTCCGTGTACGTCGACTGCGAagccgcgtcctcgtcgctatcctcgacggccgagtcgtagtcctcctcgtcgatgcgACCAaagctgccgtcggcggtctCGTCTAGGCCGAGCGGCTCGAGcgggtcgaggccggccttCTTGATGCTGTCCCAGACGGACCTTTTGAGCACGTCCATGTGCTTGGTCGTCACGgtgtcggccttggcgatgacggggaCGACGGTCGTCTTGCCGTGGAGGGCTCGGAGGGTCTGGAGATCGAGGTCCTCGTtcagggcgccgacgagacgacgaccgGGGCCGAGGTACTCGCCGTTGGTCTCGCCGAGGGCCTTTCGGGCCGAGACGATGTTGCGGTCGAGATGGAAGGGATCGAGAAGGAGGAAGACGGCATGGATGTGGGTGTCCTGGACGTTGGGCGAACGAACAACCTTCATCTCCTCGGCAAAGGTGTCTTCGAACTTGCTCTCGATGAAGTTGATCGTCTCTCGCAGCtgcaggtcgacgaggttcgTCTCGAGCCCGTTGGAGTCCCACACGGTCAGGCCGACGCGCTCGCCGTCCATCTCCGTCTCGACGTAGTGGGGGACGAAGTGGCCGCTGGCGGGGGCGGGCACGAggagctgctcctcggcggACCTCCTCATGGGACGCTTGTGGGCCGGCAGGGCGAGCGCCTTCTTGAGGAACTCGATGAAGCACGTCTTGCCCACGCCGTGggttccgacgacgaggacgctgcAGGCGACGGGTCAGCAAGGGAGCGACGGCTCGGACGAGCGACGACTTACTTGAAGGGAGTCGGGTCCTTTCGCCTGCGAACCCTCCGAGGACTGTTgggggcggccatggcggtgcTCGCGTAGCTCTCGCGGCCTCGGTGCGTCATGCTGGCCGTCCGCGCGTAGGGATCGAAGGGGatgggaggcggcggcggaaggcCGGGCCGGGCATAGTTGCGAGGGGCATCGGCCGAGGGGCGGTTGGCGAAGCCCTTGATGGGACTGGGAGACAGGCTATAGGCAGGTTCGGGAGATTGGACGTCGGGCACGGCGGCCGTCTTGGAGACGTGGTCGGAGCTGCTGAACTCTGGCAGCTTGGGCACGGCGGCCTTTTTGCGCtcccgctcgagctcggcttcCTTCTGGGCCTGAGCCTTcttgccgagctcgccgcttTTGGACCGACGAAGCAACATTCCGAGACTGggtcggcgagacggcgtGCTCGTCATGGCGGAAGCCGGACGTGGGGTCGGCGAGGAATGGAGGGGAATAAGTATCCGTAGCGATGGGGGGGCTCGTCCGAGGTGCGGCGCTGGAATGTGCCGTGGCGTCGCTGGCGGACGATCCGGCGTGGGAGGcgtcagcggcggcagggtGGGTGTGCGAGATGCTGAAACTATTGCGTCGGCCGGCGCAGGTGAACGTTTTACCTGGGATGcctgggccgtcggcgtaCACGTACGCCTGTTCAGTGAGCGTTCAAGGTGGGAGGAACGAGCGTGTGATGCCgcggagggcgaggagcgtGATACCacggagggggagggggctgTTTTTGTGCGAGGGAACACAAGCGAGTCGGGAAGGAaagacgggggggggggggggggggataaGCAGGCAAGCGGCATCAAGGAGCGTAATGACGAGACGGATTCGAGCGGATGGCCATGGATAGACGGGTGGTCAATCAATCTTTATCAGCTCAGCCCGGCGTGAACAAGGCAGCAAGGTCGGTCGACAAGGGGGGGGGTCGGTGTCAATGGTGCCGGTCGAGGGCAGCGAACGGTTTCGACAGGCGCCAAAGGATACTACTTTATCTACCATCACTAGCGGTCGTTGCAAGGACCAGTTTCCGTTATTTACTCTGCACCTTTGTACCCTTTGCTCGTCTTCCCGGCGGGCAGTGACAAGCAGGTTTGGGGCTGCGGGTGTCGGCAGTCTTCCCTGGAGGCAGCGAACGCAAATGACCATTCATGCCGACGCAGATGAAGCTCCACCGGCAACAGAGAGTTTGTCGCCGGTCCAGGTTCGCGACCCGCAGCCAACATGGCCTGGGACCGCCTCGTCATGCGCCCTCGATGCATTGCGGATGGCAGAGGGCTGGGCAGGGGCCGCATGGCCTTGCGGATGAAGGCGACcgaaccccccctcccagGCACGGGGTAGACTCGAGGCTGTCTGTGGAGAAGAGGATGGGGCCCTCGTGGGGTCGGCCTGGACGCTAACAAGTGCCGGGCCATGGGAGGCCATCCCAAGCGGGCGACCGACGCAGCGGTaaaaaaaaggaaaaaaaaaatgaGTGCGGATGACAGACAGCTGACGTCTGCCGACGGCACAGGCATGGCACGAACAAGCACCGCACCGGCACGCCTGCGATGCACGCActcgaggccggccatgATGGGTTAGACGGCTCGGTTGGAACttgggggcggcggcgaggacgtgtccattcgtcgacgatgactgTCAGACTCGAGACGGACAAATAAATCGTCGCGCACGAACCGAGGGCAGGGAAAAGAAAGGTCGATGACTTGTCCAGGCAGGCTTGGCTTGGGAGCGCCGGCGGAGCGTTGGGTGCAGGCAGACATTCTTCACATGGAAACGCAGCTTCGCGAGGGGGGTGCCGTGCCGGCTCGGTGAAGAACGTTGACGTGGACGCGGGCGAGCTGGGAACGACACGAGGTCGATGGGCAAGGGCGcgcgcgacgaggagagatGCTGATGCTTGCCTATGTAAGCATATGCAATGCACTAGCACAAGGTCCGACAAGCAGCGCGGACGGAGGAAATTGGAGGATGCGTCGGCGGTGAGCGGCTCGGGCCAATgggggcgaggagagggAAGGCGAAGCGAGGGTGGCGAAGTGGCCGCGGGAGACGGACAGAGCAAGCGAGCATCGGTTGCCCGCACAGAGCAAGCAGGAGAAGGCACAGGCGCCGCAGGTTTCCGTGGCTCGGCGTACCTGTACCGGCGCCGTACATGCCGAGTACACGTCGACATGGACGGTCCTCACGGGCTGGTCGAGTACCTGCTCGTACCTCGCGCGTAcatgcagtacatgcagtacatCCGGCGGCGCATGCAGCACATGCCGCGCAGCTACCAGTATGCTCGGAAAGAACGCTCGGTGCCGTGGTTGGCTTGCGTCATCATGTGCGCCGAATGCCTCGCATTAGCAGGAACGGCGGGGCGGGCATTCGCTCAGGTGCTGCTCTCGCCTGGTCGAGGGCCGGTGCAATTTCGCTCGCGGCTGGCCATTCAAGCCCGGAGCAGGCATGAATCGTTTGTCCGGCGTGCAGCTCATGCGGGCAGGCGACGAACCTCGTAGACTCGTAGAGTTCAGCAGTGCCTGCGACTGGATGCACGACCGTTGGTTGCGTCGATGCACGAGTaagtcggcgacgaggacgagcggcAAATGCCTCCCAGCGGGAAAGCGGACGCTGACGTCTGCCATGAAGTGCTGGTGCCGAGTGCCAGTTGCGCGCCAGCGCTGGTGGTTCGTGCCGCTAGAAGCCTCCCGACGTACGAGcgctgtgcatgtacataagtacatgtagcaGGGGTGGGCCGACAGCGACATACTTGTCCAGACGTGTACACGCACGCAGCTCCAAACGGGATCTGGCACTCGAACAAGAGTGCGGTAGGTACGAAAAATGGCCAAATCGGCCAGTCGTACAACGTGCTACGAATAcctcgtggcggcggcggagcttGCACCgctactgtaggtgtgaTTACTCGATGCTTCACCCGGGGATGAGGGGGTATTCAAGTGAGAAGGGTAGTACGCACAAGGACAgacagtacgtacatgtactggtacacTTGCCCTTGGTGTTACTGGTGGTGCTACTGGTGTCCAagtgtgtacggagtgcaatgTACGAACAGGGTACAACGACGAGTGTTGCCTTgaaagtacttgtgcattgCCGAGTAcggaagtacagtacgcaagTACGTGATCGTAGGTACTCGAGCACTGTGCATGGACATGCAGGCGCAggtgtattaatacttgagTACTGGAACGCAACGAATAAAGACGTACAACAATAAAATACCAGGTATTACTGCGTACGGAGGAGCACTATAATACAATACTACTACAGTAATAGGtgcctaggtaggtactaacctagtagtAAGACGAACCTACAGTATTCGACCCCGCCGCTCCAAAATCAGCCACCCCCGTATTACTCCGCGTGCCTGTGTTGGCGTACAAATACAGTAAGCGTCTTCGGTCTGCATTGATGAAATACCGCCTTGTCAACGGCCAGTGCGAATCCAAGaaaggcgtcggcgatgcttTTGGTGCCGGAACAATAAGCGGTCGGCCAACTTGGCGTTGCGTACGGCTCCTCTATCCTACTTGAATTCATCGTCATTCCACCTCGAGCCACGACGGATGCTCTGCTCGTCGATTCTGCTGCCATGCGCTTCCTTCCAGCACCACCCGTGCTGGCTTGTGCTCGAATCTGAGACAAGACTCCCACCCGGTAGTGGGTCTGTCTCGGGAACCACCTTGCAAGCCACATGGTTGCCGATGGACGGAGAACAATACGGTACCTGCAGGACTTGTAgatgtgcaggtacaagttAGTACTCATATATATGTTGgcttgtgctgtacggagtataagtaagtactaccaAGGTATGCAAGTAATCAAGGACAAGTATCTATGCCGGTGCTGGCACTTGgttgtgctgtaagtacttgccatcgctacaactacttaagtacttacttccatgtacctacatgtagtACTTGCAACGTAATTGTACGGCAAGTGtcgcacttgtacttacaactgCCAGCACACCTATTTGTGTTGGAGTTGTAAaaacctacagtacttatcttgcaagtagttgtacgtatCTGttgtacctagtaagtactgtccGGACTACTTGTATACGTGATTGAGGCACTTTACACGTACAgcacgtacagtattgtactaacggagcacttgcgccattctccgttctccgtatCCCGTGCCACCTCCCGGAGCAtatgtaccgagtactccgtacggagtaggtgcatTACATGTAACGACTTGCttccgtattactccgtactccgtactccgtacacataTGCCAGATACCAGCAGCAACACACCAACGCATGGTAATCGCACCCGCCAGTACACATGTCCATGACGTGCTCAAGTAcacgcacatgcaagtatggatACTGCTCGCATTCATGCAGATGTAGGGGCACGTTGCTGGCAGGTAAAGAACAGGAATGGCCATGCGGAATGCAGGCCCCGAGGCATCGGCACCCCTTTGCGCCCTCATGTGCCGACCTGCTTCTTCCttgccttggccttgtcccTGCGTGCTGCACAAAGGGGTGAGCGGCGACGGACCGATGCCGTCCGTGGCCGCCTGGACCGCCGATGCGCCGTTCCTCGACTCGCTCGCATTCTCGAGGGCGACAGCCGTGCTCGCATTCGTCGTCTctccgctcgctcgctcggcAGCAAGACCGGCCTCCTACGGGCGTGCACACCCCGGCCACCTTCGGCGCGGCTGCATGCGGCATAAAGGCAGCAGACGCCGCGGCCACGATGTGCGCCCCCATGGCCTCTCCTGTCCGTTCCAAGGCGCCATGCTGCTCCCCGCGGCGACGTTGCTTCCTGGCGTGCTGCGAATCGTActtttttcttctttttctccCCATCCATCGAGCGGTGACGACGCgtccgccctcggcgtcgccgcgtcgacgtGCGGCCGTcgctccctcgccctccaTCTACCCTTC of the Drechmeria coniospora strain ARSEF 6962 chromosome 01, whole genome shotgun sequence genome contains:
- a CDS encoding septin translates to MTSTPSRRPSLGMLLRRSKSGELGKKAQAQKEAELERERKKAAVPKLPEFSSSDHVSKTAAVPDVQSPEPAYSLSPSPIKGFANRPSADAPRNYARPGLPPPPPIPFDPYARTASMTHRGRESYASTAMAAPNSPRRVRRRKDPTPFNVLVVGTHGVGKTCFIEFLKKALALPAHKRPMRRSAEEQLLVPAPASGHFVPHYVETEMDGERVGLTVWDSNGLETNLVDLQLRETINFIESKFEDTFAEEMKVVRSPNVQDTHIHAVFLLLDPFHLDRNIVSARKALGETNGEYLGPGRRLVGALNEDLDLQTLRALHGKTTVVPVIAKADTVTTKHMDVLKRSVWDSIKKAGLDPLEPLGLDETADGSFGRIDEEDYDSAVEDSDEDAASQSTYTDKNRLSRVSVYRNQETAAKPFLPLSIISPDLYEPGVTGRQFSWGFADPYNEEHCDFQTLKDAVFSDWRVELREASREQWYEAWRSSRLKVRGEPSSK